TCTAACACCGATTTCTCAAGGCCCAACTACCGAAACATGTCGAAGGTACGTCGTTTTGCGACTCGAGACGTACTTCGACGAGGGAGAAGCCATAGACTGCTGGGTTTCCAGGCTCTGCGCGGCCGGCGTTGAGAGTCTGGTTTCtttttgaaggggaagaaagacgcGCTTGTTCGTCTTGATCAAGCGCTTGACTTCCTGGTCGTTTCAGTTTCTTTTTCGCTCGAGTATACACGGTGGTCTCAGGCGAGGCGCCCGGGAGCGCTTTTCGTCGGTCGTGGGTGTCCCCTGTTTCGCCGCGGTTCGTCATCTGGCGTGGAAAGCTCGCTGTGCCGCGCTCGCCGCGTGGTtttcagagagagagacagacgtcGCTGGTGGCGAagcgtttttttatttttgcctgCGCTAACTTCTCTTTTTGCACAGCTTTTGCTGATGTCCCTGAGCGATGTGGACTATCAGGGCTGGATGACCAAGCAGGGTGGGAGCTTCAAGAACTGGAAGAGGCGCTGGTTCGTGCTGAAGGGCCcggtcatctactacttcaagagcAACGCTCCTGAGACGGAGGTTCAGGGACAGATAGACTTGACCTCGCAGTCCTTCGTTCGTCAGGAGTTCAAGCATGGGAAGAAGCAGGCGTTTGCCGTGGCGACTCAGAAGAGGATATTTTTCATGTACGCAGATCAAGACGAAGAGTCGGCGAagtggatgagtctcatttcaaaagcaaTTGACAACATTCAGGAGCAGGCAACGTCTAAAGCTTCTTCCGCGGCGGCGAGCGACAAAGACGCCAACGGGTCTGCGAAGGCGGAAATATCTTTCGCGGACAAAACTGCCAACGTTGAGGAGGCCAGCGAGGTCCCCGCGTCCATGTCGTCGGCGGCCGCCAGCCTCAAAAACGCCATCAAGGAGATACCCTTCTTGAGGGACGGGGTGAGCAAGGTGTCAGAGTTTTGCAAGGTTTGGTTCCAGACCATTTTGACGCTCGAGGAGCAGAGGGCTTCCGAGCCGTACGCGCAAATCGAGTACCAGGCGATTTTGTCCGCGAACATGCAAAAAATTACTTGGTGTACCTCAGGACTTCAGAACGTTCTGATTCAGAAAATGGTCGACTTCTTCTGGAA
The sequence above is a segment of the Schistocerca gregaria isolate iqSchGreg1 unplaced genomic scaffold, iqSchGreg1.2 ptg000599l, whole genome shotgun sequence genome. Coding sequences within it:
- the LOC126316703 gene encoding PH domain-containing protein DDB_G0274775-like is translated as MSKLLLMSLSDVDYQGWMTKQGGSFKNWKRRWFVLKGPVIYYFKSNAPETEVQGQIDLTSQSFVRQEFKHGKKQAFAVATQKRIFFMYADQDEESAKWMSLISKAIDNIQEQATSKASSAAASDKDANGSAKAEISFADKTANVEEASEVPASMSSAAASLKNAIKEIPFLRDGVSKVSEFCKVWFQTILTLEEQRASEPYAQIEYQAILSANMQKITWCTSGLQNVLIQKMVDFFWNVGAPEGEIDCLNEVGSMMNPPIIGFWIDISQDEGMDGGWYFPSSFFLEQALDAADPCESTHKILEWAESQGITNCVLVGRDMGAAPPRQTQIHVQLSKDTMRENLDIALSASRAFGFPDFDTPILDFILSSNNEKGIKLSLVSCRDGFVKIGIIVPISPSSVDALCSLAGVDSSAHILKFSSVLGHPAPNSVEFQFLNQGFGYGVYKEGVDINFYFAVGGKNGSVS